The Deinococcus planocerae genome includes the window AACGGCCCTCGTCCATCAGGTCGGTCCCGACGGTGAGCTTGCCGGTCGCCAGCTCGCGCATCGCCTGGGTCACGAGGTTGCGGGTGCGCACCCGCTGCTCGACGGGAAGCACGCTGGGCGCCCCCGAACGCAGTTGCAGGGCGCGTTTGGCGGTCACGACCGACAGCCGGTACTTGCTGTCGGTGAGGGAAAGCAACTTGTCGATGTCCTGCTCGGCCACGGTATTACCCCTTTCGGTCCGGCGGGCCCGCCCCGACAACGCGTTGGGGCGGGCGAGCACCGGTCGCGGCGCCGGGAGCGGCGCGCTTCAGCCGTTGAGTCTACCCCGGGACCGGGGGGTCCGACCACCCTGGGAAGATGAGGGCGTGGTCAGGCCCGGCGCCCCCTCTCTCCAGCCAGGCCTTGCCCCCCTCCCCTGCGAATGTCTACAGTGGGGCATGCACCTCATCGACCTGCCCGCCCTGCTCGCGACCGCAGGCTACGCGGGGATCCTCGCCATCGTCTTCGCGGAGACCGGCCTCCTGCTGGGCTTTTTCCTGCCC containing:
- the rpoZ gene encoding DNA-directed RNA polymerase subunit omega; protein product: MAEQDIDKLLSLTDSKYRLSVVTAKRALQLRSGAPSVLPVEQRVRTRNLVTQAMRELATGKLTVGTDLMDEGRFHQDYVRQKQAQLQAQLNAERERERD